A window of the Coturnix japonica isolate 7356 chromosome 12, Coturnix japonica 2.1, whole genome shotgun sequence genome harbors these coding sequences:
- the P4HTM gene encoding transmembrane prolyl 4-hydroxylase: protein MAAAAARADSPPLHGPPGARPRPVCSRPYFLVLMVFAHLYVLNVLGLLLFVHLSAGDAGNATPGIPASTAAAPPPPPPPPARSLPRLEGIKVGHTQRVELGPGRSRAVRTLSLKPLLFEIPDFLTEEECKLIIHLAQLKGLQKSQILPTDDYEEAMEMIEISQMDFFNLLDHNQDGQLQLKEVLTHTRLGNGRWMTPENIREMYAAVKADPDGNGVLSLEEFKRLNIRDFHKYIGSQKVKMSDAVRNSQHTWLYQGEGAHQVMRAIRQRVMRLTRLPPEIVEHSEPLQVVRYDQGGHYHAHMDSGPVFPETACSHTKLVANESAPFETSCRYVTVLFYLNNVTGGGETVFPIADNRTYEEMSLIQNDVDLRDTRKNCDKGNLRVKPQQGTAVFWYNYLSDGEGWVGELDDFALHGGCLVTQGTKWIANNWINVDPNRWRQQRFQQEMERYAGSGAGSPAEWSVDKSYSGLHVEL from the exons atggcggcggcggcggctcgtGCGGACAGTCCCCCGCTGCACGGCCCGCCCGGTGCCCGCCCGCGGCCCGTGTGCTCGCGGCCCTACTTCCTCGTGCTCATGGTCTTCGCTCACCTCTACGTCCTCAacgtgctggggctgctgctcttcGTCCACCTCAGCGCCGGCGACGCCGGCAACGCCACCCCCGGCATCCCCGCTTCCACCGCCGCCGCTCCTCCGCCGCCTcctccgccgcccgcccgctCCCTGCCGCGCCTCGAGGGCATCAAG GTGGGACACACGCAGCGGGTGGAGCTGGGGCCCGGCCGGAGCCGCGCCGTGCGCACCCTGAGCCTCAAACCGCTGCTCTTCG aaattCCAGACTTCCTGACAGAGGAGGAGTGCAAACTCATCATCCATCTGGCACAGCTGAAGGGGTTGCAGAAGAGCCAGATCCTACCGACGGATGACTATGAGGAAGCCATGGAAATGATAGAAATCAGCCAGATGGATTTCTTCAATCTGCTGGACCACAATCAGGatgggcagctgcagctcaaagAG GTGCTGACTCACACCCGCCTTGGGAATGGCAGGTGGATGACCCCCGAAAACATCCGAGAGATGTACGCTGCAGTCAAGGCTGACCCTGATGGGAATG GTGTGCTGAGTTTGGAGGAGTTCAAGAGGTTGAATATCCGTGACTTCCACAAGTACATAGGGAGCCAGAAAGTGAAGATGAGTGATGCGGTGCGCAACAGCCAGCACACATGGCTGTACCAGGGCGAGGGTGCACACCAGGTCATGAGAGCCATACGGCAGAG GGTAATGCGCCTGACTCGCTTGCCCCCAGAGATTGTGGAGCACAGTGAGCCCCTGCAGGTCGTGCGCTATGACCAGGGGGGGCACTACCATGCCCACATGGACAGCGGCCCCGTGTTCCCTGAGACTGCCTGCAGCCACACCAAGCTGGTTGCCAATGAAAGCGCTCCCTTTGAGACCTCGTGCCG GTATGTGACAGTCCTGTTCTACCTGAACAATGTGACGGGTGGAGGAGAAACTGTCTTTCCTATAGCTGATAACAGGACATATGAAGAGATG TCTTTGATCCAGAATGATGTTGACCTGCGAGATACTCGGAAAAACTGTGATAAGGGCAATTTGCGAGTGAAACCTCAGCAAGGCACTGCTGTCTTCTGGTACAACTACCTGTCGGATGGGGAAG GCTGGGTGGGGGAGCTGGACGACTTCGCCCTGCACGGGGGCTGCCTGGTCACGCAGGGCACCAAGTGGATCGCCAACAACTGGATCAACGTGGACCCCAATCGCTGGCGGCAGCAGCGCTTCCAGCAGGAGATGGAGCGCTAcgcggggagcggggccggaTCCCCGGCCGAGTGGAGCGTGGACAAGTCGTACAGCGGGCTGCACGTGGAGCTGTAG
- the LOC107319833 gene encoding secreted frizzled-related protein 5-like: MRAVSTEKASRRRGAPWLPGLLLRLLLWGCPGGWASYLRRSSSCTAIPRSMALCYDIGYSEMRIPNLLEHETMPEVIQQSSSWLPLLARECHPDARIFLCSLFAPICLDRLIYPCRSLCEAVKRSCAPVMACYGYPWPEILNCNKFPADHELCIAAISTDESSSSRRMPRASCKDCELEEASTTREILDNLCANDFTVKIRILRKNTTTTVSDFDLDPSRVEVLKHGPLLRTEIPGRLQQWLDIDATCAHNIMRGTHAGVFVISGDVQSDKVVVNKAYAWQKKNRNLHQAVRRWKHHRCPEQAGRKV, encoded by the exons ATGAGGGCTGTGAGCACGGAGAAGGCGTCCCGCAGGCGGGGAGCCCCGTGGCTGCCAGGTCTGCTGCTGCgtctgctgctgtggggctgcccagggggatGGGCCAGCTACCTGCGCAGGTCCTCCAGCTGCACCGCCATCCCGCGCAGCATGGCCCTGTGCTACGACATCGGCTACTCAGAGATGAGGATCCCCAACCTGCTGGAGCACGAGACCATGCCGGAGGTGATCCAGCAGTCCTCCAGCTGGCTGCCCTTGCTGGCCAGGGAGTGCCATCCAGACGCCAGgattttcctctgctccctcttCGCGCCCATCTGCTTGGACAG GCTCATCTACCCCTGCCGCAGCCTGTGCGAGGCTGTCAAGAGGAGCTGTGCACCCGTCATGGCTTGTTATGGCTATCCCTGGCCTGAAATCCTCAACTGCAACAAGTTCCCTGCAGACCACGAGCTGTGCATCGCTGCCATCTCCACAGATGAAAGTTCCTCCAGCAGGAGAA TGCCCAGAGCCAGCTGCAAGGACTGCGAGCTGGAAGAGGCCAGCACCACCAGGGAGATCCTGGACAACCTCTGTGCCAATGATTTCA CCGTGAAAATCCGAATCCTCAGGAAGAACACGACCACAACCGTCTCGGACTTTGACCTGGATCCCTCCAGGGTGGAGGTGCTGAAGCACGGCCCGCTTCTCAGAACCGAAATCccaggcaggctgcagcagtggctgGATATAGATGCTACCTGCGCCCACAACATCATGAGAGGCACTCATGCAGGGGTCTTCGTCATCAGCGGAGATGTGCAGAGCGACAAAGTGGTGGTGAACAAGGCCTATGCCTGGCAGAAGAAGAACAGGAACCTGCACCAGGCTGTGAGGAGATGGAAACATCACCGCTGCCCTGAACAGGCCGGCAGGAAGGTCTGA
- the WDR6 gene encoding WD repeat-containing protein 6, whose amino-acid sequence MESVALVAPVTALEFAGDVLLAGTGPDVAAFLLSGAAAGRRTALREATVRGLRAGPGGRVAAFGGGWLAVLAVRERTGGAGARLAACGGGAARRLGARVWEARWAAGGRLALALGGGTVALYEWRAGGSWLRSARCGGAGALRCAVMAGTGWARLAMAAGTATGTVAVWRAAEAEAPRRTLQGHRGAVMALSYAEPRGLLASASEDRSVRLWAVGELGGGGEPVCLLLCYGHGSRVAAVGLRGARPVSAGEDGTCLEWDGGGGVRSVRRGHRGALRSLALRPAGGCLATGGSDGGARLWRPRRDAPVEAEPLGAPERPRAVLLLEPRRVLALGEAGGLAAYEAAAGRWVPLLGPAASCGSRGLLAAAPTSGGAEPLCALGGGDGRLLVFAPDGPERVARLRPFEGPVLGLSWATRTEPSLGPAALLVSGPGGTVLWMDVTCGPGQVPAVKLMGRYRLPPCKQRWHTCATFLPQGGLLLCGDRRGSLLLFPCSSSSSDGTGRGTPGSEGTASQSEPSCLLHSEAVPLQEPLSVLFGLHGKTGVTSVTCHGDYIYSTGRDGCYRQLRLQDQQLEVLQKHRPCKGLQWIEELRFTPDGDLLVLGFHADNFVVWSTRSGVNLHCVPCGGGHRSWSYYSSPEADAFAFIKRGDVMLYHSEAEPCEQRVLLASVHGREITCVRHLGAVRAPGCHPVNVFITGSEDTTVCVLTLSELTRAAVPLARLSDHISSVRALALADTALHNGTQLCSFVFSAGGRAQIECYRLQCALDLGAEGMVSCQVAHVASHRLDEHWDHMKNRHKLVKMDPETRYMSLSVVCGTNSKQPPMPCTFLVAACSDGSVRLFVLLEAAQKLLLVAESFHHQRCVLKVEAFLYTRAEEERKHLLCSAATDGSVAFWDITRTIADATDALQHSEGEMQLLALGTPLLTVMAHSCGVNSLHIQELPEGRFLVASGSDDGSIHVCLLEVTRGGDEPGTCLHILERVARPCSHAAHVTGIRVLQPDLVLSASVDQRLTLWRLSWDGLEELSTTFFHVPDLAELDCWEVVGAGGEQCWYCVLCGQGLELLRCTALDTHCKLQSQGAVQ is encoded by the exons ATGGAGTCCGTAGCGTTGGTGGCGCCGGTAACGGCGCTGGAGTTCGCGGGGGACGTGCTGCTGGCGG GGACGGGACCGGACGTGGCGGCGTTCCTGCTGAGCGGCGCTGCGGCGGGCAGGCGGACGGCGCTGCGTGAGGCCACCGTGCGGGGgctgcgggccgggccgggcgggcgcGTGGCGGCGTTCGGGGGCGGCTGGTTGGCGGTGCTGGCCGTGCGGGAACGGACGGGCGGGGCGGGAGCGCGGCTGGCAGCGTGCGGGGGGGGCGCGGCGCGGCGGCTGGGGGCGCGGGTGTGGGAGGCGCGATGGGCGGCGGGGGGGCGGCTGGCGCTGGCGCTGGGGGGCGGCACCGTGGCGCTGTACGAGTGGCGCGCCGGCGGGAGCTGGCTGCGGAGCGCGCGgtgcggcggggccggggcgcTGCGGTGCGCCGTGATGGCGGGGACGGGCTGGGCGCGGCTGGCGATGGCGGCGGGGACGGCGACGGGCACCGTGGCGGTGTGGAGGGCGGCCGAGGCGGAGGCGCCGCGGAGGACTCTGCAGGGGCACCGGGGCGCGGTGATGGCGCTGAGCTACGCGGAGCCGCGGGGGCTGCTGGCTTCGGCCTCCGAGGACCGCAGCGTGCGGCTGTGGGCGGTGGGTGAGCTGGGCGGCGGCGGGGAGCCCgtgtgcctgctgctgtgctacGGGCACGGCTCGCGCGTGGCCGCCGTGGGGCTGCGCGGGGCCCGTCCGGTCAGCGCCGGGGAGGACGGAACCTGCCTGGAGTgggacggcggcggcggcgtaAGGAGCGTCCGGCGCGGGCACCGCGGGGCTCTGCGCTCCCTGGCCCTGCGGCCCGCGGGCGGCTGCCTCGCTACCGGCGGCTCCGACGGGGGAGCGCGGCTCTGGCGGCCGCGGAGGGACGCTCCGGTGGAAGCGGAGCCCTTGGGGGCCCCGGAGCGGCCGCGGGCggttctgctgctggagccGCGGCGGGTGCTGGCGCTGGGCGAGGCGGGCGGGCTGGCGGCCTACGAGGCTGCGGCGGGGCGCTGGGTGCCGCTGCtcggccccgccgcctcctgCGGGTCCCGCGGGCTGCTGGCGGCCGCCCCGACGAGCGGCGGGGCTGAACCGCTGTGCGCGCTGGGCGGCGGCGATGGACGGCTGCTCGTGTTCGCCCCGGACGGCCCCGAGCGCGTCGCCAGGCTGAGGCCGTTCGAGGGACCCgtgctggggctcagctggGCCACACGGACAGAGCCGTCCCTcggccccgccgccctcctGGTCTCCGGCCCCGGCGGGACCGTGCTCTGGATGGACGTTACGTGCGGCCCCGGGCAGGTGCCTGCGGTGAAGCTCATGGGGCGCTACCGGCTGCCGCCCTGCAAGCAGCGCTGGCACACGTGTGCCACCTTCCTGCCCCAgggggggctgctgctgtgtggggacCGCCGtggctccctcctcctcttcccctgcagcagcagcagctctgatggCACCGGCAGAGGTACCCCAGGCAGTGAGGGCACTGCGAGCCAGTCGGAACCCTCCTGCTTGTTACACAGTGAGGCTGTGCCCCTCCAGGAGCCTCTATCCGTGCTCTTTGGCCTGCATGGCAAGACAGGGGTCACCTCGGTGACCTGCCACGGGGACTACATCTATAGCACAGGCCGGGATGGCTGCTACCGGCAGCTCCGCCTGCAGGACcagcagctggaggtgctgcagaaGCACCGGCCCTGCAAAGGGCTGCAGTGGATCGAGGAGCTGCGTTTCACGCCTGATGGGGACCTGCTGGTGCTGGGCTTCCATGCCGACAACTTCGTGGTGTGGAGCACAAGGAGTGGGGTGAACCTGCACTGTGTGCCCTGTGGCGGAGGGCACCGCTCCTGGAGCTACTACAGCAGCCCTGAGGCCGATGCCTTCGCCTTCATTAAGCGTGGGGATGTGATGCTGTACCACAGCGAGGCCGAGCCCTGTGAGCAGCGGGTGCTGCTGGCGTCCGTGCATGGCCGCGAGATCACCTGCGTGCGGCACCTGGGGGCAGTGAGGGCACCTGGATGCCACCCCGTTAATGTCTTCATCACCGGCAGCGAGGACACCACGGTGTGTGTGCTGACACTCAGTGAGCTGACACGTGCGGCAGTGCCCCTCGCCAGGCTCAGCGACCACATCTCCAGCGTCAGGGCACTGGCCTTGGCTGACACTGCACTGCATAAcggcacccagctctgctcctttgtGTTCTCAGCTGGCGGCCGGGCACAGATTGAGTGCTACCGGCTGCAGTGCGCCCTGGATCTGGGGGCTGAGGGCATGGTGAGCTGCCAGGTCGCCCACGTGGCCTCCCACCGGCTGGATGAGCACTGGGACCACATGAAGAACAGGCACAAGCTTGTCAAGATGGACCCGGAGACGAG GTACATGTCCCTCTCAGTTGTGTGTGGGACCAACAGCAAGCAGCCACCCATGCCCTGCACATTCCTGGTTGCTGCATGCAGCGATGGATCGGTCCG gctgtttgtgctgctggaggctgcccagaagctgctgcttgtggCAGAGTCATTCCACCACCAGCGCTGCGTGCTGAAAGTGGAGGCATTCCTGTACACACGGGCAGAGGAGGAGAG GAAGCACCTCCTGTGTAGTGCGGCCACCGACGGCAGCGTTGCCTTCTGGGACATCACCAGAACCATCGCAGACGCAACAGAtgccctgcagcactcagaGGGAGAGATGCAGCTGCTGG ctctgggCACCCCACTGCTCACTGTCATGGCTCACAGCTGTGGGGTGAACAGCCTGCACATCCAGGAGCTGCCTGAGGGACGGTTCCTGGTGGCCAGTGGCAGTGATGATGGCTCCATCCACGTCTGCCTGCTGGAGGTGACACGGGGCGGTGATGAGCCAGGCACCTGCTTGCACATCCTGGAGCGCGTGGCGAGGCCGTGCAGCCACGCTGCTCATGTGACAGGGATCAGAGTGCTGCAGCCAGACCTGGTGCTCTCTGCCTCCGTGGACCAGCGGCTCACACTGTGGCGGCTGAGCTGGGACGgcctggaggagctgagcaCCACCTTCTTCCACGTGCCTGACCTGGCAGAGCTGGActgctgggaggtggtgggggCAGgtggggagcagtgctggtaCTGCGTGCTCTGTGGGCAGGGCCTGGAGCTCCTGCGCTGTACTGCCCTGGACACCCACTGCAAGCTCCAGTCACAGGGTGCTGTTCAGTAA
- the DALRD3 gene encoding DALR anticodon-binding domain-containing protein 3, with protein MDAGWQRPGLSVTLGALHAALGRAGPLWVKESSARNLRHRDFLAPRAALGAAFGGEQVPPGVVAAVSALCGPGVLPVSECRHTAAGLEVQLRRGETFRRLLGPTAAPAAPPGPRPAVVLHCAALRCPGPVSPRGLRPVLLADHLAQLLRKQGVSVLLVPAIADKQGREVLRQLRVEWPYSSTAGSDTVSALKQALKQCPYATRCEKGSGEASLPENVICKVHLKSFVEQQGLQGYDPNLGVLLVTEEKLRSLAELQQAVLQGTAGCQGSSCTVVHVVSCEEEFQQQQMDLLWRILDPGTHVDLQKHLVCGPVKVTNPSSPISADQYFQLRKRQMYDASVMKYGELAQDEAWTEVIDILTVAAIRFEMLSTAHRSQITLDLEDSSISTKGTKSGAFVMYNCARLATLFDTYQRAVEQGTYPPLPPASELNFSCLREEGEWLLLFSYLLPFPEVLQQAAQLPSPSRGFRITANTEAVCKFLIQLSMDFSSYYNRVHILGEPFPHLFDQMFARLQLLGAVRDMFHSALATLHLPPLSQI; from the exons ATGGATGCCGGGTGGCAGCGGCCGGGGCTGTCGGTGACGCTCGGAGCTCTGCACGCGGCgctgggccgggccgggccgctgTGGGTGAAGGAGAGCAGCGCCCGCAACCTGCGGCACCGCGACTTCCTGGCGCCACGAGCTGCACTCGGGGCCGCGTTCGGCGGGGAGCAG GTTCCTCCCGGTGTTGTTGCTGCCGTGTCGGCGCTGTGCGGCCCGGGGGTGCTGCCGGTGTCCGAGTGCCGTCACACGGCGGCGGGGCTGGAGGTGCAGCTGCGGCGCGGTGAGACGTTCCGCCGCCTGCTGGGCCCGACagccgcccccgccgccccgcccggTCCCCGCCCAGCCGTGGTGCTGCACTGCGCGGCCCTGCGCTGCCCCGGCCCCGTGTCTCCCCGCGGGCTGCGCCCCGTGCTGCTCGCCGACCACCTGGCCCAGCTGCTGCGCAAACAGGG GGTCAGCGTGTTGCTGGTCCCCGCCATCGCTGACAAACAGGGTCGGGAGGTTTTACGGCAGCTCCGCGTGGAATGGCCGTACAGCAGCACAGCCGGGTCTGACACCGTGTCAGCCCTGAAGCAAGCACTCAAACAGTGCCCCTATGCCACGCGCTGTGAGAAGGGATCAGGTGAGGCCTCGCTGCCCGAGAACGTCATTTGTAAAGTCCATCTGAAGAGCTTCGTGGAGCAGCAGGGCCTGCAAGGCTACGACCCCAACCTGGGAGTCCTCCTTG TTACAGAGGAGAAGCTGCGGTCCCTGGCTGAACTGcagcaagctgtgctgcagggcacg gcagggtgtCAGGGGAGCAGCTGCACTGTGGTGCATGTGGTGAGCTGTGAGGAGGaattccagcagcagcagatggatcTGCTGTGGAGGATTCTGGATCCAGGAACCCACGTGGATTTGCAG AAGCACCTTGTCTGTGGACCAGTGAAGGTGACAAACCCCTCATCCCCCATCAGTGCAGACCAGTACTTTCA GCTCAGAAAACGCCAGATGTATGATGCCTCTGTCATGAAATATGGGGAGCTTGCACAAG ATGAGGCCTGGACTGAGGTTATTGATATCCTGACGGTGGCTGCCATCAGGTTTGAGATGCTGAGCACTGCCCACCGGAGCCAG ATCACCCTGGACCTGGAGGACAGCAGCATTTCTACAAAGGGAACCAAGAGTGGTGCCTTTGTGATGTACAACTGTGCCCGGCTGGCCACACTCTTTGACACCTACCAGAGGGCTGTAGAGCAAG GCACGTACCCACCTCTGCCACCAGCATCAGAACTGAACTTCTCCTGCCTCCGAGAAGAG GGTGAATGGCTCCTCCTCTTTAGCTACCTCTTGCCCTTCCCAGAAGTCTTGCAGCAAGCAGCGCAGCTGCCCTCACCCAGCAGGGGGTTCCGGATCACAGCCAACACAGAGGCA GTGTGCAAGTTCCTGATCCAGCTCAGCATGGATTTCAGCTCCTACTACAACCGGGTCCACATTCTTGGG GAGCCATTCCCTCACCTCTTTGACCAGATGTTTGCTCgcctccagctgctgggagcagtgagGGACATGTTCCATAGTGCCTTGGCGACTCTGCACCTCCCTCCTCTTAGCCAGATCTGA